The following proteins come from a genomic window of Panicum hallii strain FIL2 chromosome 8, PHallii_v3.1, whole genome shotgun sequence:
- the LOC112903124 gene encoding uncharacterized protein LOC112903124 — MCGKMEHSIHMEHKGLLGGEFKEGICASIPKPPSSTSSRPNSMVVKKVCPREFIPPHIIAEAISTLHGLDLRWSGPITPSERQYVEQYVLAMYPQYSHGLIEDGSCDKDDLYSTYYSGSTTTSPEAGGERRRSSPVGSPSSAAPARPDMVDMVRLEPSRLLDILTKKSSFPGSFISIPEIQARNRVLRHCGLTDDEYLVLFAPTPRDAMMLVGESYPFFRSSYYMSILEEDGDCIRAFAAYKEAKVIAAPESWLDLRIKGSQLSQYFRRKSKHAPKGLFAYPAVSPAAAAAPSAASSGCGARQQQPARYSLHWVSEAHRNAWHVLLDATALAVGEDRLPLSLHRPDFVLCTLGDTAVRAQQQQAAVRVTCLLVRRRSFDTSPLPQQPQKLP, encoded by the exons ATGTGCGGAAAGATGGAGCACAGCATCCACATGGAGCACAAG GGCTTACTTGGTGGCGAATTCAAAGAGGGGATTTGTGCCTCAATTCCCAAACCTCCTTCTAGCACATCAAGCAGGCCAAACAGCATGGTTGTCAAG AAGGTGTGCCCGCGGGAATTCATCCCGCCGCACATCATCGCGGAGGCGATCTCGACGCTGCACGGGCTGGACCTGCGGTGGTCGGGGCCGATCACGCCCAGCGAGCGCCAGTACGTGGAGCAGTACGTGCTGGCCATGTACCCGCAGTACTCGCACGGGCTCATCGAGGACGGCAGCTGCGACAAGGACGACCTCTACTCCACCTACTACAGCGGCAGCACGACGACGTCgccggaggccggcggcgagcggcggaggTCGTCGCCGGTGGGCTCGCCGTCGTCGGCGGCGCCGGCAAGGCCAGACATGGTGGACATGGTCCGGCTGGAGCCGTCCCGGCTGCTGGACATCCTGACCAAGAAGTCGTCGTTCCCCGGGAGCTTCATCTCGATCCCGGAGATCCAGGCCAGGAACCGGGTGCTCCGCCACTGCGGCCTCACCGACGACGAGTACCTCGTGCTCTTCGCGCCCACGCCAAGGGACGCCATGATGCTG GTGGGCGAGAGCTACCCGTTCTTCCGGAGCAGCTACTACATGTCGATCCTGGAGGAGGACGGCGACTGCATCCGCGCGTTCGCGGCGTACAAGGAGGCCAAGGTCATCGCGGCGCCGGAGTCGTGGCTGGACCTCCGCATCAAGGGCTCCCAGCTCAGCCAGTACTTCCGCCGCAAGTCCAAGCACGCGCCCAAGGGCCTCTTCGCCTACCCCGCcgtctcccccgccgccgccgccgcgccctccgccGCTTCCTCCGGCTGCGGCGCACGGCAGCAGCAGCCGGCGCGGTACTCACTGCACTGGGTCTCCGAGGCGCACCGCAACGCGTGGCACGTGCTCCTGGACGCCACCGCGCTCGCCGTCGGCGAGGACCGGCTCCCGCTCTCGCTGCACCGCCCGGACTTCGTGCTGTGCACGCTCGGCGACACGGCCGTGCGagcccagcagcagcaggcggcggtgAGGGTCACCTGCCTGCTCGTCCGGAGGAGGTCCTTCGACACCTCGCCGCTGCCGCAGCAGCCGCAGAAGCTGCCGTAG